A DNA window from Roseovarius sp. Pro17 contains the following coding sequences:
- a CDS encoding tyrosine recombinase XerC, translated as MISPAARDALSLWLDHQRALRGAAANTITAYAGDVTEFLTFITQHKGEPQGLGALADITTSDMRAWMAHTRGHDVGARSLARKLSAVKSFYRWLAEREGFEPTSVLATRSPKFQRKLPRPLSVEAAKNVIDTAEFQSLTPWIAARDRAVITLLYGCGLRISEALSLTGADAPLPTALRITGKGGKERMVPVLPAARDAVDEYTRACPHPIVADGPLFMGARGGKLSPRVVQKMMEQVRAQLGLPATATPHAMRHSFATHLLNAGGDLRAIQELLGHASLSTTQAYTGVDTARLMEVYARAHPKA; from the coding sequence ATGATCTCGCCCGCCGCACGCGATGCGCTGTCGCTGTGGCTGGATCACCAGCGCGCGCTGCGCGGCGCGGCGGCAAACACCATCACGGCCTATGCGGGCGACGTCACGGAATTTCTGACCTTCATTACGCAGCACAAGGGCGAGCCGCAGGGCCTGGGCGCGCTGGCCGATATCACGACCTCGGACATGCGTGCCTGGATGGCGCATACGCGCGGTCATGACGTCGGCGCGCGCAGCCTCGCGCGCAAACTATCAGCGGTCAAATCCTTCTACCGCTGGCTGGCCGAGCGTGAGGGATTCGAGCCCACCTCAGTCCTCGCCACCCGCAGTCCCAAGTTCCAGCGCAAGCTGCCCCGCCCGCTGAGCGTCGAGGCCGCTAAAAACGTGATTGATACCGCCGAGTTTCAGTCGCTCACCCCATGGATCGCCGCACGCGACCGAGCGGTAATAACTCTGCTCTACGGCTGTGGCCTGCGCATATCCGAGGCGCTGTCGCTGACTGGCGCCGACGCGCCCCTGCCCACCGCACTGCGCATCACCGGCAAGGGCGGCAAGGAGCGGATGGTACCGGTTCTGCCCGCCGCGCGCGATGCCGTGGACGAATACACCCGCGCCTGCCCGCACCCTATTGTGGCAGACGGACCGCTGTTTATGGGCGCGCGCGGCGGCAAGCTATCCCCGCGCGTGGTGCAAAAAATGATGGAACAGGTTCGCGCGCAGTTGGGCCTGCCTGCCACCGCTACGCCCCACGCCATGCGCCACAGCTTTGCCACACATCTGCTGAACGCCGGGGGCGATTTGCGCGCGATACAAGAGCTGTTGGGTCACGCATCCCTGTCGACCACGCAGGCCTACACAGGCGTCGATACCGCCCGCCTGATGGAAGTCTATGCCCGCGCCCATCCCAAAGCCTGA
- a CDS encoding phosphatidylcholine synthase — MTREIKALSVHFFTATGIVFAMLAMLAAADEEWSLMFVWLVVAFAVDGADGPLARKYHVEKYAPRFDGVLLDMIIDFITYAFIPAFALFKSGLLPGWTGWAAIILITFASAMYFCDRGMKTADKSFQGFPGTWNMLVLVLFATEPPFWFTLTLVAVLAVAMFLPLKFVHPVRTKRWRAISLPMIFAWTFFAGWAAWVDFHPESWAHWGLVVTSVYLLGAGIMQQIVPERKADV, encoded by the coding sequence ATGACACGCGAAATCAAAGCACTCTCCGTCCATTTTTTCACCGCGACCGGCATCGTTTTCGCCATGCTGGCCATGCTGGCCGCTGCGGATGAAGAATGGAGCCTTATGTTTGTCTGGCTGGTTGTCGCCTTCGCGGTCGACGGCGCGGACGGGCCACTGGCGCGTAAATATCACGTCGAGAAATATGCGCCGCGATTTGATGGCGTCCTTCTGGACATGATCATCGACTTCATCACCTACGCGTTCATTCCGGCCTTTGCCCTATTCAAATCGGGGCTACTGCCGGGCTGGACGGGCTGGGCGGCGATCATCCTGATCACCTTCGCCAGCGCGATGTATTTCTGCGACCGGGGCATGAAGACCGCCGACAAGTCGTTTCAGGGCTTTCCCGGAACATGGAACATGCTGGTGCTGGTCCTTTTCGCGACCGAGCCGCCCTTCTGGTTCACGCTGACGCTGGTGGCCGTGCTGGCTGTCGCGATGTTTTTGCCGTTGAAATTCGTGCATCCTGTGCGCACCAAACGCTGGCGCGCGATATCACTTCCGATGATTTTCGCCTGGACGTTCTTTGCCGGCTGGGCCGCCTGGGTCGATTTTCACCCCGAAAGCTGGGCGCATTGGGGGCTGGTGGTGACGTCGGTTTACCTGCTGGGTGCCGGAATCATGCAGCAAATCGTGCCGGAGCGTAAGGCAGACGTGTGA
- a CDS encoding sulfotransferase family protein: MTLKVIGAGFGRTGTASLKVALEALFKAPCYHMSEVLGNAGHIDQWLDAATGKPDWNSIFGNYVATVDFPAANYWRELADAYPQAKIILSVRDADSWFQSTQKTIFSKSLQTLYAGTKWGRMIKATIDDRLGCDINDGDAAIAAFHAHNARVTDAFGPERLLTFEAKDGWAPLCQFLDMPVPDEAFPHINSKEEFDGVLELLNSPTGAQAMNGDGMGTDSAHDDFFDKT; the protein is encoded by the coding sequence ATGACCTTAAAGGTGATTGGCGCTGGGTTCGGGCGCACAGGCACGGCTTCTTTGAAAGTTGCGCTTGAAGCGCTGTTTAAGGCACCCTGCTATCACATGAGCGAAGTCCTCGGAAATGCCGGGCATATTGATCAATGGCTCGATGCGGCGACCGGAAAACCCGACTGGAACTCGATATTCGGAAACTATGTGGCAACCGTCGATTTTCCAGCGGCGAACTATTGGCGAGAGCTGGCGGACGCGTATCCCCAAGCGAAAATCATTCTTTCTGTTCGTGATGCTGATAGTTGGTTTCAGTCCACCCAGAAGACGATCTTCAGCAAATCTCTTCAGACGCTCTATGCGGGAACAAAATGGGGCAGGATGATCAAGGCCACGATTGATGATCGCCTTGGGTGTGACATCAATGATGGGGACGCTGCTATTGCCGCATTCCATGCACATAATGCGCGTGTAACGGACGCTTTTGGTCCGGAGCGTTTGCTCACGTTCGAAGCCAAAGATGGCTGGGCGCCGCTATGCCAGTTTCTGGATATGCCAGTACCCGATGAGGCCTTTCCACACATCAACTCCAAAGAAGAGTTTGATGGAGTACTGGAACTGTTGAATTCGCCAACAGGTGCCCAGGCTATGAACGGGGACGGCATGGGCACTGATTCCGCACATGACGATTTCTTCGACAAAACGTAG
- a CDS encoding methylated-DNA--[protein]-cysteine S-methyltransferase, which yields MLSASLNTPLGPLCVTEENGAITALDWHDAFMPDDTPLLRRALEQLSAYFAGELTQFDLPVRIRGTDFQRQVCDAIAAIPHGETRSYGDLARTLKVPAQAIGTGCGGNPIPIIIPCHRVLGTSGLGGFSGKGGVETKVWLLRHEGAGGLLI from the coding sequence ATGCTCAGCGCGTCCCTCAACACGCCTTTGGGGCCGCTGTGCGTCACCGAGGAAAATGGCGCGATCACCGCGCTTGATTGGCACGACGCGTTCATGCCGGACGATACGCCATTGCTGCGCCGCGCGCTCGAGCAACTCAGCGCGTATTTCGCAGGCGAATTAACACAGTTCGATCTGCCCGTCCGCATACGCGGCACCGATTTTCAGCGACAGGTCTGCGATGCCATCGCGGCCATTCCGCACGGTGAAACGCGCAGCTACGGCGACTTGGCACGCACGCTGAAGGTGCCAGCGCAGGCTATCGGCACCGGCTGCGGCGGCAATCCAATCCCAATTATCATCCCATGTCACAGGGTGCTGGGCACCAGCGGTCTTGGCGGATTTTCCGGCAAGGGCGGGGTCGAGACGAAGGTTTGGCTGCTGCGGCATGAGGGGGCAGGTGGGCTGTTGATCTAG
- the trpA gene encoding tryptophan synthase subunit alpha has protein sequence MSRIDAKFAELKAAGKKAFVAYVMAGDPDFDTSLEVVRGMPAAGVDIIELGLPFTDPMADGETIQLAGQRALKAGMTLKRTLKLAREFRKDDDTTPIVLMGYYNPIHNHGVPQFLIDAKEAGIDGLIVVDLPPEEDEELCIPAQAAGLNFIRLATPTTDDKRLPKVLQNTSGFVYYVSITGITGAAAAEAGDVAPEVARIKAQTDLPVIVGFGIRTPETSRAIASVADGAVVGSAIVSKLAAGDNPTKVLEFVKGLADGAHSA, from the coding sequence ATGAGCCGTATCGACGCCAAATTCGCCGAGTTGAAAGCCGCCGGGAAAAAGGCGTTCGTGGCCTACGTTATGGCTGGCGACCCGGATTTCGACACCTCTCTGGAGGTGGTCAGGGGGATGCCTGCCGCCGGTGTCGACATCATCGAGCTGGGCTTGCCCTTTACCGATCCGATGGCTGATGGCGAAACGATCCAGTTGGCCGGGCAACGCGCGCTCAAGGCGGGTATGACGCTAAAGCGCACGCTGAAACTGGCGCGAGAGTTTCGCAAGGACGACGATACGACGCCCATCGTGTTGATGGGGTATTACAATCCGATCCACAATCATGGTGTCCCGCAATTCCTGATTGATGCCAAGGAGGCGGGTATCGACGGTCTGATCGTCGTCGATCTGCCACCGGAGGAGGACGAAGAGCTGTGCATCCCGGCGCAGGCAGCGGGCCTCAATTTCATCCGCCTCGCCACCCCTACGACCGATGACAAGCGACTGCCGAAGGTGCTGCAAAACACGTCGGGCTTCGTCTACTATGTCTCGATCACCGGCATTACCGGTGCGGCAGCGGCCGAGGCGGGCGATGTCGCGCCTGAGGTGGCACGCATCAAGGCGCAGACCGATCTGCCCGTGATCGTCGGCTTTGGTATTCGCACGCCCGAGACGTCCAGGGCCATCGCGTCGGTCGCAGATGGCGCGGTTGTCGGATCGGCCATCGTCAGCAAGCTGGCAGCAGGCGACAACCCGACAAAGGTGCTGGAGTTTGTCAAAGGATTGGCCGACGGCGCGCACTCAGCCTGA
- a CDS encoding PhzF family phenazine biosynthesis protein, giving the protein MTIQKLAAFTLDGVGGNPAGVMLTDTLPPKAEMQRIAAEVGFSETAFAAPNTGGFRVRYFAPHGEVPFCGHATIALGAALGEAHGPGRHALTLNHAAITVEAYEEGGIWGARLTSPGTSHRAVPQDVLAATLTLFGLKDSDLAADLPPALVNGGAEHLLLPLARAQLLRDMKYDFDAGAAFMQAHDLVTINLIWRERANLIHARNAFAGHGVYEDPATGAAAAALAGYLRDTGVHAGPFELIQGVDMGVPSRLRVAAQEGRAAPVEVAGLTRLLD; this is encoded by the coding sequence ATGACCATTCAAAAACTCGCAGCCTTCACCCTAGACGGCGTTGGCGGCAATCCTGCCGGCGTCATGTTGACCGATACCCTTCCGCCCAAAGCCGAGATGCAGAGGATCGCGGCCGAGGTCGGATTCTCCGAGACCGCCTTTGCGGCCCCTAACACCGGCGGCTTTCGTGTCAGATACTTCGCGCCTCATGGCGAAGTACCATTCTGCGGCCATGCCACCATCGCGCTGGGGGCAGCACTTGGTGAGGCCCACGGGCCGGGCCGCCATGCGCTTACGCTGAACCACGCCGCGATCACGGTCGAGGCCTACGAGGAAGGCGGCATATGGGGCGCGCGCCTGACCTCGCCGGGCACATCCCATCGCGCAGTGCCGCAGGATGTGCTGGCCGCCACGTTGACGCTGTTTGGTCTGAAAGACTCCGATCTGGCAGCAGATCTGCCACCCGCGCTGGTGAATGGTGGGGCCGAACACCTGCTATTGCCTCTCGCGCGGGCGCAGTTACTGCGGGACATGAAGTATGATTTCGACGCTGGCGCCGCGTTCATGCAGGCTCATGATCTGGTCACAATCAACCTGATCTGGCGCGAGCGCGCGAACCTCATCCATGCTAGAAACGCCTTCGCCGGACACGGCGTTTACGAGGATCCGGCGACCGGCGCGGCGGCGGCGGCGCTTGCGGGGTATCTGCGGGACACCGGCGTGCATGCAGGGCCATTCGAGTTAATTCAAGGCGTTGACATGGGCGTACCCTCGCGCCTGAGGGTTGCGGCGCAAGAGGGCCGCGCCGCACCGGTCGAGGTTGCCGGGCTGACGCGGCTGCTGGACTGA
- the ychF gene encoding redox-regulated ATPase YchF, which produces MGFKMGIVGLPNVGKSTLFNALTRTAAAQAANFPFCTIEPNVGDVAVPDPRLDKLAGIAGSKQTIPTRMTFVDIAGLVKGASKGEGLGNQFLANIREVDAIAHVLRCFEDGDVTHVENRIDPVADAETVETELMLADIESIEKRMQNITRKVRGGDKEAIQQERLLKAAMAALEQGRPARTVEVDDEDRRAWKLLQLLTTKPVLYVCNVGESDAAEGNALSAKVAEMAAAEGNSAVVISAQIEEEISQLDADEAEMFLTEMGLDEAGLSRLIKAGYELLHLETYFTVGPKEARAWTIRAGTSAPKAAGVIHGDFERGFIRAETIAYDDFTSLGGEQAAKEAGKMRAEGKSYIVKDGDVLHFLFNT; this is translated from the coding sequence ATGGGTTTCAAAATGGGTATCGTCGGGCTGCCGAATGTCGGCAAGTCCACACTCTTCAACGCATTGACGCGCACCGCTGCCGCGCAGGCCGCCAACTTCCCCTTCTGCACGATCGAACCGAATGTCGGTGATGTGGCCGTACCTGATCCGCGGCTGGACAAGCTGGCGGGGATCGCGGGCAGCAAGCAGACCATCCCCACGCGCATGACCTTTGTGGATATCGCGGGCCTCGTCAAAGGGGCCAGCAAGGGCGAGGGTTTGGGCAACCAGTTCCTCGCCAACATCCGCGAGGTGGACGCCATCGCCCACGTGCTGCGCTGCTTTGAGGACGGTGATGTCACTCATGTCGAGAACCGCATCGATCCGGTGGCCGACGCCGAGACGGTCGAGACCGAGTTGATGCTGGCCGATATCGAGAGCATCGAAAAGCGGATGCAGAACATCACCCGCAAGGTGCGTGGCGGCGACAAGGAGGCAATCCAGCAGGAACGCCTGCTGAAGGCCGCTATGGCCGCGCTGGAGCAGGGGCGCCCTGCCCGCACGGTTGAGGTCGACGACGAGGATCGCCGCGCATGGAAGCTGCTGCAACTCTTGACGACCAAGCCGGTTCTTTATGTCTGCAACGTTGGGGAATCCGACGCTGCCGAGGGGAATGCCCTGTCGGCCAAAGTCGCCGAAATGGCCGCCGCCGAGGGCAATTCGGCTGTCGTCATCAGCGCCCAGATCGAAGAGGAAATCAGCCAGCTTGACGCGGACGAGGCCGAGATGTTCCTGACCGAAATGGGTCTGGACGAGGCCGGACTGTCGCGCCTGATCAAGGCGGGTTACGAATTGCTGCACCTTGAGACCTACTTTACCGTCGGCCCCAAGGAGGCGCGCGCTTGGACGATCCGCGCCGGCACCTCCGCGCCCAAGGCCGCTGGCGTGATCCATGGCGATTTCGAGCGTGGATTCATCCGTGCCGAAACCATCGCCTATGACGATTTCACCTCGCTGGGAGGTGAGCAGGCAGCCAAGGAAGCAGGCAAGATGCGCGCCGAGGGCAAATCCTATATCGTCAAAGACGGTGACGTGCTGCATTTTCTGTTCAACACCTAA
- a CDS encoding glutaminase, with protein MSPTFPEGLQDFLHDLDRQMHEDANWGIPASYIPELAAVDPAQFAISVAMADGRTISAGSHTKRFSIQSVSKVFTLAAALGRIGDSLWSRVGREPSGTAFNSIALLEKEQGRPRNPFINAGAIVTTDALLDGRQPREALAELIQFIRAAAEDDDIHIDKHVAASEEATGHRNAALAHYLYSFDNLRNEPDLTLGTYMHQCAIAMTTDQLAQSGRMLAGLDGAPRLISDRRARRINALMMTCGHYDGSGDFAYRVGLPGKSGVGGGILMIAPGKASIAVWSPGLNHYGNSHAGTEAAQRLTQFTGWSVFGA; from the coding sequence ATGAGCCCCACCTTCCCCGAAGGATTGCAAGACTTCCTGCATGATCTCGACCGCCAGATGCACGAGGATGCCAACTGGGGCATACCCGCCTCTTACATCCCCGAACTGGCAGCGGTGGACCCTGCGCAATTCGCCATCTCGGTCGCCATGGCGGACGGGCGCACCATATCCGCCGGTTCCCACACCAAACGGTTCTCGATCCAGAGCGTGTCAAAGGTATTCACCCTCGCAGCAGCGTTGGGCCGGATTGGCGACTCCCTATGGTCGCGCGTCGGGCGCGAGCCGTCGGGAACGGCGTTCAACTCCATCGCGCTGCTCGAAAAGGAACAGGGCCGCCCGCGCAATCCCTTCATCAACGCAGGCGCCATCGTGACGACCGACGCTTTGCTGGACGGACGTCAACCGCGCGAGGCGCTGGCCGAGCTGATCCAGTTCATCCGCGCCGCCGCCGAGGATGATGACATCCACATCGACAAGCATGTCGCCGCCTCGGAGGAAGCGACGGGCCATCGCAACGCGGCGCTGGCGCATTACCTCTATTCCTTTGACAACCTGCGCAACGAGCCTGATCTGACCTTGGGCACCTACATGCATCAATGCGCCATCGCCATGACGACCGATCAGTTGGCGCAATCAGGGCGAATGCTGGCGGGGCTGGACGGCGCGCCGCGTTTGATTTCGGATCGACGCGCGCGGCGCATCAACGCGCTGATGATGACCTGCGGGCATTACGACGGCTCGGGCGATTTTGCCTATCGCGTTGGCCTGCCGGGCAAAAGCGGCGTGGGCGGCGGCATACTGATGATCGCACCGGGCAAGGCGTCGATTGCGGTCTGGTCGCCGGGACTGAACCATTACGGCAACTCACACGCCGGCACAGAGGCCGCCCAGCGCCTCACCCAGTTCACCGGCTGGTCCGTCTTTGGCGCCTGA
- a CDS encoding pyridoxal phosphate-dependent aminotransferase: MTQFRKSAALSRIQPAATIAITQKARDLRAMGHDIISLSIGEPDFDTPDHVKTAAAEAVARGETKYTPIPGIPELRQAIADKFARENGLDYAPGQVIVSTGGKQVIANALLATLDAGDEVVIPAPYWVSYTQMVEMAGAVPVVVATTAEDGFIMTPAALEAAITDKTRWLILNSPSNPSGAVYSADDLRALAKVLERHPHVWVLSDDMYEHLIYGGTPFATMAAAAPEMKNRTLTMNGVSKAYAMTGWRIGYAAGPQPLIDAMALMQGQLTSGAARPCQWAAHAALTGPQDALEEQRAVFQSRRDLVVARLNAIPGMDCLTPPGAFYVFPSCAAFLGKATPSGTRLNTDEDFCMALLEEGGVATVHGAAFGQSPYFRVSYAASEAELSEAMNRIETFCAALS, encoded by the coding sequence ATGACCCAGTTTCGCAAATCCGCCGCGCTGTCGCGCATTCAGCCCGCCGCGACCATCGCCATCACGCAAAAGGCCCGTGATCTGCGCGCCATGGGGCATGACATCATCTCGCTCTCTATCGGCGAACCGGATTTTGACACGCCCGATCATGTAAAAACCGCAGCAGCCGAGGCCGTTGCGCGGGGCGAGACGAAATACACGCCAATCCCCGGCATCCCTGAATTGCGCCAGGCGATTGCCGACAAATTCGCCCGCGAGAACGGCCTCGATTATGCGCCCGGCCAAGTGATCGTCAGCACCGGCGGCAAGCAGGTGATCGCCAATGCGCTGCTGGCCACGCTGGACGCGGGCGACGAGGTGGTGATCCCGGCGCCTTATTGGGTCAGCTACACGCAGATGGTGGAAATGGCTGGCGCTGTTCCCGTAGTGGTGGCGACGACAGCCGAGGACGGGTTCATCATGACGCCCGCCGCGCTGGAAGCCGCGATCACCGACAAAACCCGCTGGCTGATCCTTAATTCGCCCTCGAACCCCAGCGGCGCAGTCTATTCCGCAGACGACCTGCGCGCCTTGGCCAAAGTTCTGGAGCGCCACCCCCATGTCTGGGTCCTGTCCGACGACATGTACGAGCATCTGATCTACGGCGGCACGCCCTTCGCCACCATGGCCGCCGCCGCGCCCGAAATGAAGAACCGCACGCTGACCATGAACGGTGTCAGCAAGGCTTATGCGATGACCGGCTGGCGCATCGGATACGCCGCGGGGCCGCAGCCCCTAATCGACGCGATGGCGCTGATGCAGGGCCAGCTGACCAGCGGCGCCGCGCGGCCTTGCCAATGGGCTGCCCATGCCGCGCTGACCGGCCCGCAGGACGCGCTTGAGGAGCAGCGCGCGGTCTTTCAATCGCGCCGCGATCTGGTGGTGGCGCGGCTGAATGCCATTCCCGGCATGGACTGCCTAACCCCGCCGGGCGCGTTCTATGTCTTTCCCTCCTGCGCTGCGTTTCTGGGCAAGGCGACGCCCTCGGGCACGCGTCTGAACACCGACGAGGATTTCTGCATGGCCCTGCTCGAGGAAGGCGGTGTCGCCACAGTACACGGCGCGGCCTTTGGACAAAGCCCCTATTTCCGCGTCAGCTATGCCGCGTCCGAGGCCGAACTGAGCGAGGCGATGAACCGCATCGAAACCTTCTGCGCGGCCCTCAGCTAA
- a CDS encoding SDR family NAD(P)-dependent oxidoreductase: MEKVALISGASRGIGADVATLLADTGWRLSLGLRRPEDASPHWDAHHVAEFDATTQGEERWVKAALERYGRIDAMICCAGIIEMDDVIDVSDDALDAMLEVNVKSPRRLVRAAWDTLSASGQGRVVMLASLSGKRVASAASGAYSMSKFAAVALTHGIRQKGWDQGIRATAICPSYVNTDMAAAITDFPPDEMTQPGDIARMVQLALDLPNTASVAEMAITCQREAQY; encoded by the coding sequence ATGGAAAAGGTAGCGCTCATATCCGGGGCCAGTCGCGGGATCGGCGCCGACGTGGCCACGCTGCTGGCGGATACAGGCTGGCGCCTGTCGCTGGGATTGCGGCGTCCCGAGGATGCTAGCCCGCACTGGGACGCGCATCATGTCGCGGAATTCGACGCAACCACGCAGGGCGAAGAGCGCTGGGTGAAGGCCGCGTTAGAGCGTTATGGTCGCATTGACGCGATGATTTGCTGCGCTGGCATCATCGAGATGGATGACGTCATCGACGTCAGTGACGATGCGCTGGACGCGATGCTGGAGGTCAACGTGAAGTCGCCCCGCCGCCTCGTGCGTGCGGCGTGGGATACGCTGAGCGCGTCGGGGCAGGGGCGCGTCGTCATGCTGGCGTCTTTGTCGGGCAAGCGTGTCGCGTCGGCGGCCAGCGGTGCCTATTCTATGTCTAAATTCGCCGCCGTGGCACTGACCCACGGCATTCGGCAAAAAGGCTGGGATCAGGGCATTCGCGCGACGGCGATCTGCCCCAGCTACGTCAATACCGACATGGCCGCGGCAATCACCGATTTCCCGCCCGACGAGATGACCCAACCGGGCGATATCGCCCGCATGGTCCAACTGGCGCTAGATCTGCCCAACACCGCTTCGGTTGCCGAAATGGCTATCACCTGCCAGCGCGAGGCGCAGTATTAA
- a CDS encoding DUF6538 domain-containing protein encodes MPSYPATSLALNKGKYYVLLTIPPELREFLSGRKQLKRSTGTRDLQDAKRRQHKISADLFAQLDACKPDLRDVISDLLGWIGDADEIQRMDDNGDLEGLIQYHKYLEYGDDAEEDGLIDLVNDNGAKALQVYREWRANANQGSVSLGAVFLSVAAEEYCPSSNKMGHQSGLSIGGSGSFV; translated from the coding sequence GTGCCGAGCTACCCCGCTACATCCTTGGCTTTGAACAAGGGCAAATACTACGTTCTTCTGACGATCCCGCCTGAGTTGCGGGAGTTCCTTAGTGGGCGAAAGCAACTCAAGCGATCCACTGGAACCAGAGACCTGCAGGATGCGAAGCGCAGGCAACACAAAATCTCTGCTGATCTTTTTGCGCAACTTGACGCCTGCAAACCCGATCTAAGGGACGTGATCAGTGATCTACTTGGGTGGATTGGCGATGCTGACGAGATTCAACGTATGGACGACAACGGCGATCTAGAAGGGCTGATCCAGTACCATAAATATCTAGAGTACGGGGACGATGCCGAAGAGGACGGCCTGATCGACTTGGTCAACGATAACGGCGCAAAGGCACTTCAAGTGTACCGTGAATGGAGGGCCAATGCGAACCAAGGCTCTGTCTCGTTGGGTGCTGTTTTCCTGTCTGTAGCTGCAGAAGAATACTGTCCGTCGTCAAATAAAATGGGACATCAGAGCGGCTTGAGCATTGGAGGCTCTGGCTCGTTCGTGTGA
- a CDS encoding IS3 family transposase (programmed frameshift): protein MNKKSGTSKDAADKLVKNIRRKTRQTYSAEEKIRIVLAGLRGEESISVLCRREGIAESLYYSWSKEFLEAGKRRLSGDTARQATSPEVKDLRSESLALKECVADLTLENRLLKKKHDRGWGGREMRYPASEKLEIIRTVEGSHLPARQTLDMLGIPRATFYRWYDRYVDGGLDALADHAPRPGSVWNRIPQDRRDDLIEFALEFEALTTRELAVKYTDEKRYFISESSAYRILKEADLITAPAHVVIKAADEFKDKTTAINQMWQTDFTYFKIIGWGWYYLSTILDDYSRYIIAWKLCSTMRAADVTDTIELALAESGCDQAVVRHKPRLLSDNGSCYISGDLADWLEDHKMTHVRGAPFHPQTQGKIERWHQTMKNRVLLENYYLPGDLEQQIGAFVEYYNNQRYHESLNNVTPADVYFGRDKAILREREKIKKQTIRQRRLQHQKQAA from the exons ATGAACAAGAAATCCGGAACGTCTAAGGACGCAGCTGACAAGCTGGTCAAGAACATCCGCCGCAAGACCCGTCAGACCTATTCGGCTGAGGAGAAGATCCGCATCGTCTTGGCGGGTCTGCGAGGCGAAGAGAGCATTTCGGTGCTCTGTCGCCGTGAAGGCATCGCCGAAAGCCTATATTACAGCTGGTCGAAGGAATTCCTTGAGGCTGGCAAGCGGCGATTGTCCGGCGACACGGCCCGGCAGGCAACGTCGCCAGAAGTCAAAGATCTGCGCTCGGAGTCACTTGCCCTGAAGGAATGCGTGGCAGACCTGACCCTTGAGAACCGTCTGCTCA AAAAAAAGCATGACAGGGGCTGGGGAGGCAGAGAAATGAGGTATCCCGCGTCCGAGAAGCTGGAAATCATCCGAACGGTTGAAGGCTCACATCTACCGGCCAGGCAGACCCTCGACATGCTGGGCATCCCGCGCGCGACCTTCTACCGTTGGTATGATCGTTATGTCGACGGCGGCCTTGATGCCCTGGCGGACCACGCACCCCGTCCAGGTTCTGTCTGGAACCGTATTCCACAGGATCGGCGCGATGATTTGATCGAGTTCGCGCTGGAATTTGAGGCCCTGACGACACGGGAGCTGGCGGTGAAATACACCGACGAGAAGCGGTATTTTATATCTGAATCATCAGCATATCGTATTCTGAAGGAAGCTGACCTGATCACGGCGCCCGCGCATGTGGTGATCAAGGCGGCCGACGAGTTTAAAGACAAAACCACGGCAATCAACCAGATGTGGCAGACCGATTTCACCTACTTCAAGATCATCGGGTGGGGCTGGTATTACCTCAGCACGATCCTGGACGATTACAGCCGCTACATCATTGCGTGGAAGCTCTGCAGCACCATGCGTGCTGCCGATGTGACCGACACTATCGAGTTGGCTCTGGCGGAATCGGGTTGCGACCAGGCGGTCGTGCGCCACAAGCCGCGGCTGCTCAGCGACAACGGCTCATGCTATATCTCTGGCGATCTGGCCGATTGGCTGGAGGATCACAAAATGACGCACGTCCGCGGGGCGCCATTCCACCCACAGACACAAGGCAAGATCGAACGCTGGCACCAAACTATGAAGAACCGGGTTCTGCTGGAGAATTACTACCTGCCCGGCGATCTCGAGCAGCAGATCGGGGCCTTCGTCGAATATTACAATAACCAACGATACCACGAGAGTCTGAACAACGTCACACCCGCCGACGTCTACTTCGGCCGCGATAAAGCCATTCTCAGGGAAAGGGAGAAGATCAAGAAACAGACAATCCGACAGCGCCGCTTGCAACACCAGAAACAAGCCGCATAA